The DNA sequence ATCGGAATGCAATAGCGCAAGAAACCGTAGGTACCCATCTTGAGCAATACACCGGCAAGAATAACTGAGCCGGCCGTTGGCGCCTGTACGTGAGCATCGGGCAACCAAGTATGAAACGGGAATATCGGGACCTTAATCAAGAACGCGAGCGCGAATGCCGCGAAGAGCCACGACTGAGCGGAAGGCGAAATTGCCAAGTTATAGTATTGCGTCAGATCAAAAGAATACACGCCGGTCGCCTGGTAGTTTAGGATCACCAACGCAACGATAGCGACGAGCATGAGTAGTGAGCCAAACATCGTGAACAATACGAACTTGATTGCTGCGTAAATGCGATTGATGCCGCCCCAGATTCCGATCAGGAAGTACATCGGGATTAACATCACTTCCCAGAACAAGTAGAAGAGGAACAGATCCAGCGAAACAAACACGCCCAACATTCCCGTCTCCAGTACGAGGAGTGAGATCATGAATCCTTTGAGCCGGTTTTCGACGGAATTCCATGACGATAGAACGGCAATCGGGGTCAGAATTGTCGTGAGCAATATCAACAGTACACTAATGCCATCGACACCAAGATTGTAGCTGATACCAAGTCCGGGAATCCACGGTGTTTTGACGGCAAATTGCATGGCGGCTGTTGCGCCGTCGAAGTAGAACCATAGATGAAGGGACAAGACAAGAGTGACCAGAGTTGAAGCAATTGTGATCAGCTTGATTGCCTGCTTGTTCTCCTCTTTCAGGAACAATAGGAGAATCGCACCTACAAGTGGGAAGAATGTCACTAATGTCAGAATCATTTGGTCCATAGTCATCTATTCAGCAAAAGGTATCCCAAAACAAAGATCACACCGGTCAGAAAGACGAAGGCGTAACTGCGAATCATACCGGTCTGCAGCTTGCGGAGTGCACCAGAGAATTGCCCTACCAGCCACGCCGAGCCGTTTACAAAACCGTCAATGAGCAAAACATCAAATTTCTTCCACAGCAGCACCGAGAAGCTGACCGTGGGATTTATGAAGACCTTATCGTAAAGCTCGTCGACATAGTACTTGTTGTAAATGAGCTTATGCACTCCGCCGAGACCTTGCTCCATTGCATCAGAGTTTTCTGAACGATTCAGGTAAAGGCGACGGGCGGTCAAGATCGCTACGATCACCAGAGCTACGCTGAGCGCAATCAGTAGGTACTCAGTGCTGTGCGAATGCGCACCAGCATGCTGGATTCCGATCTCCTGACCCTTCGCAAATACGGGATGCAGGAAGTGTTCTAGCCAGGCGCCACCGCCAAGAACAGCGGGCCAACCGATAAAGCCGCCTATGACTGATAGTACACCGAGGATAATCAACGGCGTTGTCATCGAGGCCGGTGATTCGTGCAGATGCTCGGCAGTATGCTTGTCGTAACGCGGTTTGCCATAGAATGTCATGTATATAAGTCTGAACATATAGAACGCAGTCAATCCGGCAGTTATCACACCGACAATCCAGAAAACGGGCGAACCATATGGCGATGAGAATGACATCCACAAGATTTCATCTTTGGATACAAAGCCGGCCAATGGTGGAATTCCAGCGATTGCCAATGTCGCGACCATCATAGTCCAAAACGTTTTGGGGAGCTTGTCTTTGAGGCCACCCATTTTGCGCATATCCTGTTCCCCGCTCATTGCGTGGATGACTGAACCTGCGCCAAGGAACAAAAGAGCTTTGAAGAACGCATGGGTCATCAGGTGGAACACACCGGCACCGAATGCCGCCACACCGCACGCGAGGAACATATATCCGAGCTGACTAACTGTCGAGTACGCGAGTACTCGCTTGATATCGTTTTGGAATAAGCCAATTGTCGCGGCGAAAACGGCGGTAAACAGGCCGATGATTGCCACAACCAGCAAAGTGGTTGGTGCCATGACAAAGAGCACATTGCAACGCGCAACCATGTAAACGCCTGCGGTCACCATCGTTGCGGCATGAATCAGCGCCGAGACTGGTGTGGGACCTTCCATTGCATCGGGGAGCCAGACATACAGTGGAACTTGAGCTGATTTTCCGGTTGCACCTAAAAAGAGCAGCAGAGTAGCAGCAGTGACTATCCCTCCGCCCATTGCGAGCTGCTCTGGCGCCAGGCGCAGGACTTCGGCGAAGTTAACGGAACCGAGGTGCCAGAACAACAGCATGATACCGAGGGCAAATCCGAAGTCGCCGATTCGGTTAACAATGAAAGCTTTCTTTCCGGCGTCGGTCGCCGATTTGCGCTCGTACCAGAATCCAATCAGCAAGTAGGAACAGAGGCCGACGCCTTCCCACCCGACATACATCAACACGAAGTTATTGGCGAGGACGAGGATCAACATCGAACCCGTGAAGAGATTCAGGTATGTGAAGAAGCGCGAGTAATCCTTGTCGTGCGACATGTAGCCGATCGAGTAGACGTGAATCAAGAATCCAACGCCGCTGACGACGAGAATCATTATTGACGAAAGCGGGTCAAGGAGAAATCCGATATCGGCATTGAAACTGCCTGAAGGAATCCAAGAATAGAGAATGAGCTCGAAGCTGCGGCTTTCGACCGGAAGTCCGACAAGCTGAATGACAGAATTAACGGAAAGGAGGAATGCTGCCAATACCGAGCCGCATGCGACAGCATTTACGATCGGCTTGGAGAGCTTGCTGCCGAAGAGTCCATTGATCAGGAAGCCGATCAATGGCATCATCGGAATTAGCCAAATTAGATTCATTCCCTCACTACCTCATCTACCACTTCAGAATATTCACTTCATCGATGTTGGCTGTGTCACGATTGCGAAATAGTGCAATGATGATTGCAAGCCCGACAGCGGCTTCCGCGGCCGCAACGGTCATGATCACAAACACCATTACATGCCCGTCCAAGATACCCATCTCGCGCGAGAAGGCGACCATTGCCAGATTCGCGGCATTTAGCATCAACTCGACCGACATGAAGATGATCATTACATTTCGCGCGATGATCACGCCGATCATACCGATGACAAAAATCACGCCGGCTACTATTAAGAACCATTCAAGTGGAATCATCTTATAGCCTCTTCTTCGCCATCACGACAGCGCCGAGTACAGCAACTATCAATAGAATTGAGGTTAACTCGAACGGATAAAGATACTTCGTAAACAATGACATTCCGACGGCCTGAACCGAACCAAAGTCGGGTCCAACTTGCGCCTGTACTCTATCGAGCATTCGCGATGAAGAGATTGCTACTGTAGTTTCAAACAACAACACTACGGCGAACGCAATTGCCAGCGGTTTGAAACGAAGCTTGATGTCTTTTCCAAAATCTTCACGTCTCAAGTTGAGCAGCATGATCACGAATAGGAACAGAACAAGAATCGCTCCGGCATAGACAATGATCTGGAGCATCGCCAGGAAGGCGGCATTTAACATGATGAACAATATCACCTGCGACACAAATGAGGTGAGAAGATACATCACCGAAGCAATGGGATTGCGCTGGATGATTACCAGAATTGAGGCTGCAATCGACAGCGCTGACGCCATTAAGAAAATTGCCAGTTCCATTCTTAGTGCTGTGGTCTGCCTTCCTCAGATTGCTGCCATGCTACGCGGCGCATTGGTCGCAAGAACTTGACCTCCGACGGCTGGGTTCTTGGCCATTTAACCAGCAAGTCGTCTTTGGTATAGATAAAGTTGTCGCGGTGATCGGACGCGAATTCGTATTCTTTGCCAAGGAAGATAGCCTCTTCAGGACAAGCTTCTTCACAGAACCCGCAGAAAATGCAGCGGAGTTCGTTGATTTCATAAATCTTGGCATAGCGCTCTCCGCGTTCAGTTTCTGCCGGTTCCATATAGATCGCGTCAGCGGGACACGACGCGGCGCAAAGACCGCAACAGACGCAGCGTTCGCTGCCATCATCATAACGTTCGAGAAAATGCAGTCCCCGATAGCGCGGCGCCATCGGCGGTTTGACAAATGGATAGTCTACAGTGACAGGCTTATGGAACATCTGCTTGAAAACGACAAACATTCCCTTTGGTATGGCGATGAAGACTTCCTTTATAATGCGAAACATCGTCTACCTCCTAAAGCAGGACAACTAACGCGGTGATCAGGATGTTAGCAAGCGCAATCGGGATCAAGACAAACCAGCCGAATTTCATAAGCTGGTCATAACGGAAGCGCGGCAACGATCCACGAACCCATATATAGAAAAACATGAATGCAAAACACTTGATTACAAACCAGAGTACCGGCGGGAGAAATGGACCCTGCCATCCACCAAGGAAGACCGTGGTTGCGACTGCTGCGACGGTGACCATGTTTGCGTATTCTCCGACGAAGAACAAACCGAAGCGCATTGAGGAGTATTCGGTGTGGTAACCACCGACAAGCTCAGATTCGGCTTCGGGAAGGTCAAAGGGCGAGCGATTGGTTTCGGCAAATGCACAGATCAAGTATAGAACAAAACCAACAGGCTGTTTGATGATGTACCAGTCAAGAATCGAACTTTGCTGTTCGACAATTTCGACCATGTTGAGAGTACCCGCTAGCATAATTACGCCGATGAATGACATGCCGAGGCCAATCTCGTAAGAGATCATCTGTGCTGACGAGCGGAGTCCGCCAAGCAGAGAGAACTTGCTGTTTGGCGACCAGCCAGCCATGATAATTCCATAAATCCCAAGTGACGTCATCGCGAGGATGAATAGGAGTCCAAGGTTGAAGTCGGAAACAACCAGATTGATCTCGCGGCCAAACAAGGTGATACTACTGCCAAAAGGAATCACTGCCAACGGCAACATCGCAGGAATGAATGCCATCAATGGGGCTAGTAGATACAGTGGCTTATGGGCAGCCGCCGGAATGAAGTCTTCCTTGAAGAGAAGCTTTATCAAATCGGCGATCGGCGTAAGAAGGCCCCTATATCCGGCAGTGTTAGGCCCGATGCGTGACTGC is a window from the bacterium genome containing:
- a CDS encoding NADH-quinone oxidoreductase subunit M, with product MDQMILTLVTFFPLVGAILLLFLKEENKQAIKLITIASTLVTLVLSLHLWFYFDGATAAMQFAVKTPWIPGLGISYNLGVDGISVLLILLTTILTPIAVLSSWNSVENRLKGFMISLLVLETGMLGVFVSLDLFLFYLFWEVMLIPMYFLIGIWGGINRIYAAIKFVLFTMFGSLLMLVAIVALVILNYQATGVYSFDLTQYYNLAISPSAQSWLFAAFALAFLIKVPIFPFHTWLPDAHVQAPTAGSVILAGVLLKMGTYGFLRYCIPMFPNAFDSYVPIIAVLSLIGIIYGALVAMVQKDVKSLVAFSSVAHMGFVMIGMVALNDQGVQGSVLQMLNHGISTGALFLVVGMIYERRHTRMIEDFGGLFKVMPIYATFFMIITLSSIGLPGTNGFVGEFLILLGTFKFNITYAVIATFGIVLAAAYMLWMFQRVVWGKVENPENQKLVDISKREWLVLTPLVVLIFWIGLYPKPFLNMMEPSVTNLIEQAQLRKTKLALEFETNQTPAWVINTTMKAGQ
- the nuoL gene encoding NADH-quinone oxidoreductase subunit L, which gives rise to MNLIWLIPMMPLIGFLINGLFGSKLSKPIVNAVACGSVLAAFLLSVNSVIQLVGLPVESRSFELILYSWIPSGSFNADIGFLLDPLSSIMILVVSGVGFLIHVYSIGYMSHDKDYSRFFTYLNLFTGSMLILVLANNFVLMYVGWEGVGLCSYLLIGFWYERKSATDAGKKAFIVNRIGDFGFALGIMLLFWHLGSVNFAEVLRLAPEQLAMGGGIVTAATLLLFLGATGKSAQVPLYVWLPDAMEGPTPVSALIHAATMVTAGVYMVARCNVLFVMAPTTLLVVAIIGLFTAVFAATIGLFQNDIKRVLAYSTVSQLGYMFLACGVAAFGAGVFHLMTHAFFKALLFLGAGSVIHAMSGEQDMRKMGGLKDKLPKTFWTMMVATLAIAGIPPLAGFVSKDEILWMSFSSPYGSPVFWIVGVITAGLTAFYMFRLIYMTFYGKPRYDKHTAEHLHESPASMTTPLIILGVLSVIGGFIGWPAVLGGGAWLEHFLHPVFAKGQEIGIQHAGAHSHSTEYLLIALSVALVIVAILTARRLYLNRSENSDAMEQGLGGVHKLIYNKYYVDELYDKVFINPTVSFSVLLWKKFDVLLIDGFVNGSAWLVGQFSGALRKLQTGMIRSYAFVFLTGVIFVLGYLLLNR
- the nuoK gene encoding NADH-quinone oxidoreductase subunit NuoK; translated protein: MIPLEWFLIVAGVIFVIGMIGVIIARNVMIIFMSVELMLNAANLAMVAFSREMGILDGHVMVFVIMTVAAAEAAVGLAIIIALFRNRDTANIDEVNILKW
- a CDS encoding NADH-quinone oxidoreductase subunit J, whose product is MELAIFLMASALSIAASILVIIQRNPIASVMYLLTSFVSQVILFIMLNAAFLAMLQIIVYAGAILVLFLFVIMLLNLRREDFGKDIKLRFKPLAIAFAVVLLFETTVAISSSRMLDRVQAQVGPDFGSVQAVGMSLFTKYLYPFELTSILLIVAVLGAVVMAKKRL
- the nuoI gene encoding NADH-quinone oxidoreductase subunit NuoI, giving the protein MFRIIKEVFIAIPKGMFVVFKQMFHKPVTVDYPFVKPPMAPRYRGLHFLERYDDGSERCVCCGLCAASCPADAIYMEPAETERGERYAKIYEINELRCIFCGFCEEACPEEAIFLGKEYEFASDHRDNFIYTKDDLLVKWPRTQPSEVKFLRPMRRVAWQQSEEGRPQH
- the nuoH gene encoding NADH-quinone oxidoreductase subunit NuoH; the encoded protein is MLEFAVITGVKAFMVLNVLLLTCAWTTYLERRFLARMQSRIGPNTAGYRGLLTPIADLIKLLFKEDFIPAAAHKPLYLLAPLMAFIPAMLPLAVIPFGSSITLFGREINLVVSDFNLGLLFILAMTSLGIYGIIMAGWSPNSKFSLLGGLRSSAQMISYEIGLGMSFIGVIMLAGTLNMVEIVEQQSSILDWYIIKQPVGFVLYLICAFAETNRSPFDLPEAESELVGGYHTEYSSMRFGLFFVGEYANMVTVAAVATTVFLGGWQGPFLPPVLWFVIKCFAFMFFYIWVRGSLPRFRYDQLMKFGWFVLIPIALANILITALVVLL